In one Juglans regia cultivar Chandler chromosome 11, Walnut 2.0, whole genome shotgun sequence genomic region, the following are encoded:
- the LOC108992231 gene encoding probable CCR4-associated factor 1 homolog 7: MSILPKGDSIQIRDVWNDNLEEEFALIREVVDNYNYIAMDTEFPGVVLRPVGTFKNINDYNYQTLKDNVDMLKLIQLGLTFSDEHGNLPTCGTDMFCIWQFNFREFNISEDIFASDSIELLHQSGIDFKKNNEKGIDVNRFGELLMSSGIVLNDGVHWVTFHSGYDFGYLLKLLTCRSLPDTQAGFFDLINMYFPIVYDIKHLMKFCNSLHGGLNKLAELLDVERVGVCHQAGSDSLLTACTFRKLRDTFFNGSTEKYAGVLYGLGVENGQSTN, from the coding sequence ATGTCGATTTTACCGAAAGGCGATTCGATTCAAATCCGTGACGTATGGAATGATAATCTGGAGGAAGAATTTGCTTTGATCCGTGAAGTTGTTgacaattataattatattgccATGGATACCGAGTTCCCAGGCGTAGTTCTTCGGCCCGTGGGTACTTTCAAGAACATCAATGACTATAACTACCAAACACTGAAAGACAATGTTGATATGTTGAAATTAATCCAATTGGGTCTCACTTTCTCCGACGAGCATGGGAATCTTCCCACTTGCGGCACTGATATGTTTTGCATCTGGCAATTCAACTTCCGCGAGTTCAATATAAGCGAGGATATTTTCGCAAGCGATTCCATTGAGTTGTTGCACCAGTCCGGGATTGATTTCAAGAAGAATAATGAGAAGGGCATTGATGTGAATCGGTTCGGTGAGCTTTTGATGTCGTCGGGGATTGTGTTGAACGATGGCGTGCATTGGGTTACCTTTCATAGCGGGTATGATTTCGGGTACTTGCTTAAATTGTTGACCTGCCGGAGTTTGCCTGATACACAAGCGGGATTCTTTGATCTGATCAACATGTATTTTCCGATAGTGTATGATATCAAGCATCTGATGAAGTTTTGCAATAGCCTTCACGGTGGGTTGAACAAGCTTGCGGAGTTGTTGGATGTGGAGAGAGTTGGTGTGTGTCATCAAGCGGGTTCTGATAGTTTGCTGACGGCTTGTACCTTTAGAAAGTTGAGGGACACCTTCTTCAATGGCTCAACAGAGAAATACGCTGGTGTTTTATATGGTCTTGGTGTCGAGAATGGACAGAGTACCAATTGA